A DNA window from Iodobacter ciconiae contains the following coding sequences:
- the greA gene encoding transcription elongation factor GreA has translation MIKIPLTVQGAVKLKAELQNLKSVERPAVIAAIAEARSHGDLSENAEYDAAKERQGFVEGRIAELESKLSNAQLIEPASLAETAEGRVVFGATVDLEDLETGNKVTYQIVGDEEAEIKEFKISVSSPIARALIGKYAGDVAEVMAPGGIREYEVLDVKYI, from the coding sequence ATGATAAAAATTCCGCTCACCGTACAAGGTGCGGTAAAACTGAAAGCCGAACTGCAAAACCTAAAGAGCGTAGAGCGCCCGGCAGTGATTGCAGCGATTGCCGAAGCACGCTCGCACGGCGATTTGTCGGAAAATGCTGAGTATGATGCAGCGAAAGAAAGACAGGGCTTTGTTGAAGGCCGTATTGCTGAGTTGGAAAGCAAGCTGTCTAATGCGCAGCTGATCGAGCCTGCCAGCCTTGCTGAAACAGCCGAAGGCCGGGTGGTGTTTGGTGCGACAGTTGATCTGGAAGACCTGGAAACCGGTAATAAAGTCACCTACCAGATCGTGGGTGATGAAGAAGCTGAAATTAAAGAATTTAAAATCTCCGTATCTAGCCCGATTGCGCGTGCGCTGATTGGCAAATATGCCGGTGATGTGGCTGAAGTGATGGCTCCAGGTGGGATTCGTGAGTATGAAGTGCTGGATGTAAAATACATCTAA